In the Myxococcota bacterium genome, one interval contains:
- a CDS encoding SDR family oxidoreductase yields MSVFRDDVLAGRVALVTGGGTGIGFGIARTLGQHGARVCICSRKVEVLERAVAELAGEGIEAFYSVCDIRDPEAVRATIDAVIERWSRLDILINNAAGNFPAPISRISPKGFKTVVDIDLLGTYHCSRLAFDAWLRDHGGNIVNISAPFEGKGAALQVHVAATKAGVDSVTRTCAVEWGRYGVRVNGVMPGPIADTEGMARFGAAAGADAASSVPLGREGTRDDMANAVLFLVSDAASYVSGQVFAVDGASTVDQLGMASKLADMEAAWPDR; encoded by the coding sequence GAGCGTATTCCGCGACGATGTGTTGGCCGGTCGGGTCGCACTGGTGACCGGTGGCGGTACGGGGATCGGTTTCGGGATTGCCCGCACGCTCGGGCAGCACGGCGCGCGCGTCTGCATCTGCAGCCGAAAGGTCGAGGTCCTCGAGCGCGCGGTGGCCGAGCTGGCGGGGGAGGGCATCGAGGCGTTCTATTCGGTCTGCGACATCCGCGATCCCGAGGCGGTGCGGGCGACCATCGACGCGGTGATCGAGCGCTGGTCACGACTCGACATCCTGATCAACAACGCGGCCGGGAACTTCCCTGCGCCCATCAGCCGGATCTCTCCGAAAGGCTTCAAGACCGTCGTCGACATCGACCTGCTCGGCACCTACCACTGCTCCCGGCTCGCCTTCGATGCCTGGCTGCGCGACCACGGGGGCAACATCGTCAACATCTCGGCTCCCTTCGAGGGGAAGGGAGCGGCGCTGCAGGTGCACGTCGCGGCCACGAAGGCCGGGGTCGATTCGGTGACGCGCACCTGCGCCGTCGAGTGGGGGCGCTATGGGGTCCGGGTGAACGGCGTGATGCCGGGACCCATCGCGGACACCGAGGGCATGGCCCGCTTCGGGGCCGCGGCCGGAGCCGACGCCGCTTCGAGCGTTCCCCTGGGCCGGGAAGGGACCCGAGACGACATGGCGAACGCGGTGCTCTTCCTGGTCAGCGATGCCGCGTCCTACGTGAGTGGGCAGGTCTTCGCGGTCGATGGCGCGTCGACGGTCGACCAACTGGGGATGGCTTCGAAGCTCGCCGACATGGAAGCGGCCTGGCCCGATCGCTGA